Sequence from the Methanococcoides sp. AM1 genome:
CTTGAAAGGATAAATTGAACGATCTGGTCATAATCGGCTGAACAGTTCATTGCTGGTTCAATGATAGCTGATATAATCAAAATTGAATGCAAATTAATATCTAATTTAATGGTCTGATCGATGCAGATGTTTGTCTAATAAGTTGGAACTGATCAGGCCAAAAATATTAAAACAAAGTAAATTAAAGTAAATTAAAATAAAAATCAACATGCTTAATCGTAGTCAGGTTAATTCTGTCCTTGCTTGCCTTTCATCCTTTATATTTACTTGTGAGAATTTCCCTCATCTTTGATGCGGTCTTTGGTCCGATGTTCCTGACCTTTGTCAATTCATCCTGCCCGGCTTTCATAATATTTTCAACCGAATCAAAATGTTCGAGCAGATTCCTCGCAGCATTGGGACCAATATCGCTAATTGAGGACACAATATATTCCTGCTGTTGTGAAAGTAGCATTGATGACTTCTTTCCATGTACACTGATCTCTCGCTTTTCATCGATCTGTTCCCTTTTTGCCAGAATGCTGATCAGGGATGCTGTATCTTCAGGATCTCGTGTGTATAGTACAGATACGCCGAAATCCAGTACTAGGGAAGCAATAGTTCCATGTATCACATTAGGATTAAGCATTCTGGAAGTGAACAAACCTTCTCCTTCTATTATTAGTATGGGCTTATCATAGGCTCCGGCAAGGTCCGATATCTGCCTGAAAAGATCCCTGTCAAGAAGGCTACTCACAAAGTCCTCTGCACTCTTACGCTCGATGGCTGTTCTGTCGCTGACGATATAATCTCCGACCTCAAGGGTCTTGACAACGATATTAATTTCCATTTTCTCAAGGTTTCGCGCAACAGTGCTTCGTATCTCCCTCTGGTCAAGTACAACTGTCACTTCGTCATCGGTAAAGTCTGAGAGTCCTGTCTGCTGTTTCCGGGTGACTCCAAATTCACTTGTAATATCCTGATTCCCATTATCAGAGGACATTGTTTCCTGCCATTGCTGCATATTGCTCTGCATCCGGCGCTCTTTGTGGGTGCAACTCCAGTAGTATGCTTCATCCCTTGTACCTTTAGTAACCAGAACGACGACCCTTCCTTCATGCTTCCTGCCGGTACGACCTTTTCTCTGTATGCTCCTGATCTCAGAGGGTACAGGTTCGTAGAACATTACAAGGTCGGTAGCAGGTATGTCAAGTCCTTCTTCAGCTACTGAAGTGGCTACAAGAACGTTGTAATCTCCTGCCTTGAACTTCTCTATGATCTCTACCTGCTGCTTCTGGGTGAGCCCTTTGTCGCGGAACTTTGAGCTTTGTCCCACGAACTTGACAGGTCGTATTCCTTCTATCTCGGAAAGGGTATTTGTCACCATCTCAGATGTATCACGGTAATTTGTAAAGACGATAACGCGGGATTCAGGTTTGCCATTGAGTTCCCTGGAAACCAGGTCCCGAACAACATTGAGTTTTGGATGTTCTGTGCTGCATTCCTTTATCCTGTGGTAGAACTGTCTCATGTAGAGGTCTTCAGAAAGGCGCTTTGCAGCCTTGCTTCCGCTCTTTGAGACCGCTTCGTTCTCCAGCCTGTCAGCATATTTTGAAAGGGATTCGATGCCCTGTGTTTCAATGATCTCCACTGCATGATTTACTTTCATGATCTCGGCAAGTATGGATAATGCACTGAATACTGCAGAGTCGGCCATGCCTCTTAGTTCTCCCTGTAACTTTTTCTGCAGGCCCAGAAGATCCCTCTTGGAAGCACTCTTCCCGTATGGAAGGGAATATCCAAGTTCCCCAAGCTTCTTGAACCTGTCATCAAGGACCTTGTCCAGAAGCTTTTTCAGTTCCTTCATCTCATCCGGTAGTATGACGTGCTTCCATTCGATCTCCTTTTTGTGAATGTATGGAGCAACATCCGAATCGGATTCTGTCTTGATGGCAACTGAACTTATGAACAGGTTGTTGCAGACCTCGCTGATCTTCTCATCGGAACTTCCCGGGCTTGCAGTGATCGCAAGACAATGCGGGTTCTTGGCATCCTGGAAATATCTCTCAGCAATGTAGGTGTAGGCATAATTCCCGACAGCCCTGTGCGCTTCATCAAAAGTGATATGTGAAACATCCTCGAGGCCGATCCTTTTTGTGAGGACATCGTTCTCGATGACCTGTGGTGTTGAGATGATGACCCTTCCCTTTTCCCAGAGCTTTGCCCTGTTCTCAGGGGAAACCGCACCTGTGAATGTCAGTATCTCTTCCTCGGGTATGTTAAGGGCAGCTTTTAAAAAAGAAGCATGCTGCTCGACGAGTGGTTTTGTAGGGGAAAGGATCAGGACCTTCCCGCCGGACTTTTCCAATCTGGAAACAATTACAAGAAGAGCAACGATGGTCTTGCCAAGGCCGGTTGGCAAAACTACCAGTGTTGGTGCTGATAGTGCCTTTCCGGCAAGGTCAAGTTGATAGAGCCTTTGTTCTATAGTATCTGGTTTGACCAGGGGGTGTTTGATAAAGTTGCTCATATTTGTTACAGGTTTGAAAGTTGCTTGATGCAATTACGTTCTTAACCTTATTAAATATGAGGCAAGCGGTGTGAAAGTGTTTACAGCTTCACACCTGCGGTCTCAAAGTCTCTCTTTCCATAGACCAGATCGTATATTACATCTTCAATGCCATCTATTGGTGCTCTTACCTGTTCCATTGTATCACGGTCACGGATGGTGACTGAATTATCTTCGATCGTATCGTAATCGATCGTTATGGAATATGGTGTTCCGATCTCATCATTCCTGCGGTAACGGCGTCCGATAGCTCTCGAGTCATCATAGGTCACAAGGAGTCCTCTGTTTCGAAGCTTTTCTGCTATCTGTTTAGCAGGATCCATCAGTTCCTTCCTTGTAAGCAGTGGCAGGACCGCTACCTGTATAGGTGCGACCTCATTCCGGAACCTGAGGACTATCCTTTCCTCTTCATCATCCTCATCTTCTTCAGCAACCATTTCTTCTTCAAAGGCATGTTCCATGGTGCAGTAGAGGATCCTGTCAATACCATAGGACGGTTCGATGACATGCGGTACGATCTTTTCACCGCTGACCTTGACGGTCTCCTGTGCATAGGATATGATGTCAGAAGGCACTGTGAATTCCTCACCATCGACGTTGACCCTGATCTCTTCCCTGTCAAGTTCCTCGGGGCTTAATTCTTTAAGTGCATCGGCAACAGCGTTTGCTTTTCCTTTGAACAAAGGTCCCATCTTGCCCATGTTTGGCTTTACCACGAACTGTTCGATCAGCTTCGGCTCATCATACTCGATATGGACCACAAGTTCTGTGCCACTGGTTTTTGCATGTGCCATCAGGTCATAGTCTGTCCTGTCTGCAATACCAACGACCTCGATCCAGCCAAACCTGTCCGTCAATATCTCAGCATCCCAGCAATCAATAGCGTAGTGTGCCATCTCATCCTTCTGGTGCTGCCTGAACCTGAGCTTGTCTGCAGCAATACCCACACGCTGCAGGAAGCTGTTTGTAAGTGCAATGTGGTATGCCAGGAACTCATGTGCGATTATCTTCTGATCGATAGCTTCCCTTACGGTCATCTGCTCGATAACGCCCTTTTGCTGTGCTTCATCTGAATAAAGGTTTAATGTAACACCTTCGAACCTTCCAATGTTCGGATGGGTCTTTTCTTCCGGATGGGTGAATATCTCAGCTTCTGCCTGTGTGAACTCACGAAGTCTGATAACTCCCTGCCTTGGTGAGATCTCGTTGCGGTATGATTTTCCGATCTGGGTTGCACCAAAGGGCAGCTTTTCACGATAGTATCGGGACAGCCTCTGGAAATTTATGAACATTCCCTGTGCAGTTTCAGGACGCATGTAGCCCTGTCTTCCGGTGCCCGGGCCGATGCTTGTCTTGAACATCAGGTTGAACTCATAAGCTTTGCCAAGTTCACCGCCACATTCAGGGCACCCGATGTTGTTCTCTTTGATCAGTCGATCAAGTTCCTCGTTGCTCAAAGCATCTGCAATTTCTACTATCTTGTCAACAAGGTGATCTGCCCTGAATGCTTCGCCACATTCCTTACATTCGCAGAGGGGGTCGGAAAACCCGCCAACATGACCGGATGCAACAAAAACATCTTCGATACCAACTGTGGGGGTTTCGATCTCCATGAACCCTTCATGGATGACGTAGAGTTCACGCCAGATCTGCTCTATCCTGCGTTTCAAAGTACTTCCAAGAGGTCCATAATCATAAAAGCCTGCAGTACCTCCGTACAGCTCAAAGGAGTTCCACAAAAAACCTCGTCTTTTTGCCAGTTCAATTACCTGTTCATACCTGTCCATGATAGATCCTCATAAGTTCGCGATCATATTGTTGGGATGATAATATTTATATTATCGATATTTCCTGTTTGCATGCAATGAAAATATCCGAAATCCTGATTCATTTTTATATTTTTCAATATGTTGCTGGTTTATATTTTTGATTAACGCACTTTCCACATATAAATTTGTGTCTATAAAGACAATATTCGATCACAAAGATATTCACATTATATTTGGTATCTCTTATATGTTCAGTTAATTTATTTATTGAGTCTGTTAAATATCATATTTGTAATTACGGCAAAATATTTCGGTTATTTATTTTATTTCGTTATATTGATGCTGAGTTTAAAAAAATAGACATTGCACAAGATACTCCTCATTATTATCATTATGAGCAGCAACATCTTTATATAGTTACTACGGCATAGTAATATTTAGGCAAGACCGAAAAAATCATATCGTACCACCACCACCACAAACTGATTTTTTATTGGTCATTCCATCACGGTCTTGCTTTTGTTCTTCATTTTAACTCAATACTAAAACTTCTAGCTTTAAGTTTTTATTTTTCAAACTGCTTATTTTATTATTTGCTCAAATACTTATAAGTCATATTTATTATCCCAACATATTGAATTTATTTCTTAATAACCGTAAAACCAAAACAATTTCGAAAATGATATATAGTTATTAATATAGTATATTAGTTAAGCAAGGTCGTAAATCATATTGTACCACCACTACTAACTGATTTTGTTGGTTATTCCATCACCGATCTTGCTATAATTCTTACTTTTTACTTATTACCTGAACTTCTAACTTTAAACCTTTATTTTCAAAACAGTTTATTTATTTCTAAAGATTGACAGTTTTTACGCTTATTCTAAAGAGATGCATTCTTTTCGGAAAAGCAAAAACTGTCCAAGTTGGGATGTATTGCATATCTTTTCTTGCGTTGTAGCAATTAATATATTTAAAAAAAGGAAACGAATTTTATAAATCAGTCGGAATGCTAAATCCTATTGTAGTTCCTTCACCGAGTTCACTTTTAAATAAGACTTCACCATCATGCATTTCAACGATTTTTTTGACAAGGGCAAGGCCGAGGCCATTACCTTCATATAATCTACTGCTCGAAGAATCAACCTGTGTAAATGGCTCAAAGATTTTTTCATGATAATTCTTTGAAATACCAATTCCTGTATCTTTGACTTTGATGACCAAGCATTTAGTGCTCTTTTCCACCCGAACCATTATCGAACCACCATCAGGAGTGAACTTTATAGCATTAGATAAGAGATTAAAAATAACCTGTTTTAATTTTAGCCTGTCAGCATTAATGCAAAGATCATCAGCTTCGATACTTGTGCTCAGGCAGATATTCTTTTGTTGCACAAGAGGAGATACAATTGATATTACATCATTCAACACGTCCCTGAACAGGATCTTTTCATGCTGAAGTTCAGCTTTACCAGCCTCTATCTTTGAAAGGTCCAGAATATCATTGATAAGGCTTAGTAAGTGGTTACCACTTTTAGATATATTAGTTATGTATCTTATTTGTTTATCATTGATCAAATCTTTGTCATTATCGAGAAGAAAATCTGAAAAACCAATGATAGAATTAAGTGGCGTTCTCAATTCATGGCTTACATTTGCAAGAAACTCGCTCTTTGCTTTATTGGCAGATTCAGCAGTAATTTTTGCATTCATTAATGCAATTTCGGCTTCTTTGCGTTCAGTCACGTCATGCATAACACCATTAATTGAAACATTGTTTCCTTCTTTGTCTATTAGCCACGCAATGTGATCTTCTACCCACCTTATTGTTCCGTCCTTTCTTCTTATGCGGTATTCCAGAACACCATTTTCAAGTTTTGTCTGCATTTCTTCATATTTTAAAAGGACTTTTTCTATATCTTTTTGGCAAATGGAACTCTTCCATAAACCCGGATCACTGAGCCATTCTTCAATAGTATATCCAAAAATATTCTCAACAGCCTGATTAGTATATGCTGTTTCAAAGGTTCCAGGGTCAATGCAGTATACCAATTCTGCAATATTTTCAGTCAATTCACGATATTTCTTTTCAGATTCCATCAAAGCAGCAGTTGCTTTTTTTCTCTCTGTAATATCTCTTATAATTGCCATCTCTGCCGGTTTACCTTTGTATTGGATGGTAGATACATTGATCTCAACCGGTATCTTTTTTCCATCTTTTGACAAGATCTCTATCTCATTATCTGGTTGAATGGCTTTTTCCAGCCTCTTTATATGTCTCTCTTTTAAAAGACCGGTATGCTCGGATGAAATCAAATCCATAAAAGGAATTTCGTTTGCTTCATCAGAGGAATAACTGATCAGATCCAGCATTTTCGGGTTTGCATACTTTATCAGGAAATCCTGGACAATAATAATTCCATCATTCCCGTTTTCGACAAGAGCAGAATACTTATCATCCCTTTCTTTCAATTTATTCTCCATTTCATGCTTGTAAAGGGCTATCTCTATAATGGTGTATAATTCCTTTTCTTCAAAAGGCTTGAGTATGTAACCAAAAGGTCCTGTTATCTTTGCTCGCTGCAAGGTATTGTCATCGGCATAAGCGGTAAGGTAGACAACTGGAATATCATGTCGTGTCTGTATCTGGTCAGCTACTTGAACACCGTCCATATCCCCATCCAGCATAATATCCATCAGCACCAGATCCGGACAAATTTCTTCCATTTTTTCAATAGCTTCTTCCCCGGATGCAAAAGTGAAAGGGACTGTATATCCGAAATCTTCCAACGTGTTTTTTATGTCCAGAGCTGTAATGAGTTCATCCTCTATAACTAATATTTTTGGTCTTGTCATTAAAGCTCCCTCCACTTTTCTAATTATTCTTCAAAAGTTATCACAAATTTAGTACCCTTGCTTCGATCAAGCTCGATTTCACCATGAATTTGTTTCACAAGTGTTGTTACCAGTTGCAAACCCAATGAATGTGAATTCCTATAGTCCAGATCTTTAGGAATACCTATTCCAGTGTCGCTGATAATGAGTGTAAACATCTTGTTTTCAAGATGGAATTTGATATTGATGACACCTTCTTCTTCTGCCTGATAAGCATACTTTAAGGAATTTGAAACAATTTCATTGATGATCAAACCAAGGGGAATGGTTCTTTCTATTCCCATGTAAACGTTATCGATGTCCAGTTTCAGTTTGATAGCACTATTTCCTATTCTGTATGTCTGGAACAGATAGGTCGTCAATTTCTTGATGTAATCACCAATGTCTATACTTGCCAGATCCTTTGATTGGTACAACTTCTGATGGGCAATAGCCATTGATCGGACGCGGCTCTGACTCTCCCGGAATGCATCAATTACTTTTTCATCATTGAAGTTTCGAGATTGAAGGTTGAGCAAACTGGAAATGACCTGGAGGTTATTTTTCACCCGGTGATGGATCTCTTTTAACAAGGTATCTTTTTTCCGAACTTCTTCTGCCTTTTTGTGTTCGGTGATATCAATAAAACTCTCGATAAAATGTAGGCGCCCGTCAAGATTTACAGAAGCTACAGTCTTGAGGACGGGGATCTCTTCTCCTCTGACATTTAGCAGCACGCGTTCTGATTTGTCTATGTTCATTTTAAGGTCGCTGATAGGGCATTTTCTCTCCTCGGCCGTACAGATAAATTCGTGGCATACTTTGCCAACGATTTCCTCTTTTGGAGCACCAATAATTTGAACTGCGAAAAGATTTGCATCAATAATCGTATGTGTTTCTGCATCGATGATAACGACCCCTGTTTGGATCGATGCTAGCACGGTCTTTAATTTGTTCTCGTTCTCCTGCAATACTTCCTCTGCATGCTTGCGTTGTATGATCTCTTGTTGGAGATGTTTGTTGGTACTTGTCAGTTCTGATACATTTTGTCGGATAATTTCCTGTGACTCTAGATTGTGCAGCAATGCACTCATCTGCTGAACGAACACCATGAAAGACGGTCTGAGCTCATCACCTATCTTATCATAGAAATCCTTCTTTTTTGTGGATCGTCCTCCTAGAACAAATCCCTGCAGATCTCCATCCTTGTAATATGGGGCGTAAATTACCTGACATAATCCCAGCGATTCCCAGGGATTTGATGGTCCGGAATCCTCGATAAAGACGCCTTCTCTTGTGTTCACAATGTTATCGGAAATGATCCAGTCCATGACAAATGGATGTTTCTCATCAAAACCATAATTCTCCACAAGCGTTAAGCGATTATTAGTCATGTCGTAAGTGAAGAATGCACCACATTCAACCTCAAAAACTTCAACTATGGACTCTACCGTTATCAACAAAAGGTCGTGCAGATTTTCAATCCGAATAGCTTTCTTGTTGTGTGACTGGATCGACTTAAAGCGACCCAGCTCCTGATCAAGGTGATCTCCTGTATTGACAAGCTTCTGCTCAATCGCAGAGAAACGCGTTACCTGTTTCTGTAGCTCATTATACCTGGCTTTAAGCTCATCATACTTCAAGTTCTCATCATTCATGATCAGTTTCTATCTTTGTTTATTCATGTTGCGAGGCATCTGGTGCGAATACGCTGCGTGTCACATTAGTCGTTGCTTTTGACAATGACATACAGGGCTGTTGTATAGTTATGGAATTGGTCTCGCCCTCCTAATCTTGCAAACTCGCCCAGTCCGTACATTCCCAGCCATGGTACATCCTCATCGTTACATAGGGGATACTGCATTCTGGCTACAATTTCATCCTTATGGATACGGTTTAACATCCCCCTTCCTCTTGCGACACAGTCTGCATGGAACACGGCGACAGGTTTACGGCCGTTGCATTTTTCAACGATCTGCCCGACCATCTGATCAAGACCATCAAATATTAGATCTTCATCCCTCTTGGTGAGGTGGAGTTTTGTGCCCTCGGGACACTCAACAGGCATATAGATGCTACCATCCGTCCCTTTCTTTGCTATCACACGAAGAATGTGCGTGTTGCCATATTCTTCTTGTAAGCTCTTTGGTAGTTCCTCCGCAAGCGCTCCAATTGGGATCGTATCCTTAAGTTGTGCTGTTTCTGGTAGTCCAAGATTTTCTGTCAGGCACTTCCATGCTGGTTCTCCATTCAGCTCGAACACACGGTTCGACTCAGAGCGTGTAACTTCAAAAGGCATTTCTATGATTGCGAAACCATGGGAGGCTTGTGTGATAACCTCAAGTGTAGGGTCTGCAAAACCAATTGCTAATGCAGCTTTTTCAAATATCTGGTCGCCAACGAACTGAAAGCTGTTTATGGCTTTCATATTATCAGAAGAGGTAGCTCCAAATATTGGAACATCGGTACCAAAAACTGATTCGATGCCTTCCAACGCTTTGTCGGCAGCAATATCGATGCCAGATGCCAGAAAATGGATCATGTTAACGTTTGAATTTTTACTTTTCAGATCCTGAGCCAATTGAGCACCGACTTCATACGAATTGGGACCCGTTATATTGTCTTTTATGACAACGGAATATTCATCTTTCCCACCCTTTATTGTCATGATCGCCAGACATCTCATTGCTTCATTTGCTCCCTCTTTACCAATAATTCCGGAGCAGGTACAACCCACAATCTGTGCACTGGGGGCGAGCTTATGTGCTTCACTTAGAATTTCATTCAGATTATGCCCGATAGTGGCATAGATTACAACAAGATCACAATCAATGCTCTCTTCATCAACGAGTGCATTTTCAAGGCATTCAGCTATAGCTTTCTTTGAGTTTACAACTGCAGTACTACTGGATGCAAATTTTAACATAATTCCCTCAACTTTATTTAGATTCCACAATTCCACAAATCATTTGATGTAAGTCTTCTGTGAAGTGGCCACGTTTTTATT
This genomic interval carries:
- a CDS encoding histidine kinase dimerization/phosphoacceptor domain -containing protein gives rise to the protein MNDENLKYDELKARYNELQKQVTRFSAIEQKLVNTGDHLDQELGRFKSIQSHNKKAIRIENLHDLLLITVESIVEVFEVECGAFFTYDMTNNRLTLVENYGFDEKHPFVMDWIISDNIVNTREGVFIEDSGPSNPWESLGLCQVIYAPYYKDGDLQGFVLGGRSTKKKDFYDKIGDELRPSFMVFVQQMSALLHNLESQEIIRQNVSELTSTNKHLQQEIIQRKHAEEVLQENENKLKTVLASIQTGVVIIDAETHTIIDANLFAVQIIGAPKEEIVGKVCHEFICTAEERKCPISDLKMNIDKSERVLLNVRGEEIPVLKTVASVNLDGRLHFIESFIDITEHKKAEEVRKKDTLLKEIHHRVKNNLQVISSLLNLQSRNFNDEKVIDAFRESQSRVRSMAIAHQKLYQSKDLASIDIGDYIKKLTTYLFQTYRIGNSAIKLKLDIDNVYMGIERTIPLGLIINEIVSNSLKYAYQAEEEGVINIKFHLENKMFTLIISDTGIGIPKDLDYRNSHSLGLQLVTTLVKQIHGEIELDRSKGTKFVITFEE
- a CDS encoding DEAD/DEAH box helicase — translated: MSNFIKHPLVKPDTIEQRLYQLDLAGKALSAPTLVVLPTGLGKTIVALLVIVSRLEKSGGKVLILSPTKPLVEQHASFLKAALNIPEEEILTFTGAVSPENRAKLWEKGRVIISTPQVIENDVLTKRIGLEDVSHITFDEAHRAVGNYAYTYIAERYFQDAKNPHCLAITASPGSSDEKISEVCNNLFISSVAIKTESDSDVAPYIHKKEIEWKHVILPDEMKELKKLLDKVLDDRFKKLGELGYSLPYGKSASKRDLLGLQKKLQGELRGMADSAVFSALSILAEIMKVNHAVEIIETQGIESLSKYADRLENEAVSKSGSKAAKRLSEDLYMRQFYHRIKECSTEHPKLNVVRDLVSRELNGKPESRVIVFTNYRDTSEMVTNTLSEIEGIRPVKFVGQSSKFRDKGLTQKQQVEIIEKFKAGDYNVLVATSVAEEGLDIPATDLVMFYEPVPSEIRSIQRKGRTGRKHEGRVVVLVTKGTRDEAYYWSCTHKERRMQSNMQQWQETMSSDNGNQDITSEFGVTRKQQTGLSDFTDDEVTVVLDQREIRSTVARNLEKMEINIVVKTLEVGDYIVSDRTAIERKSAEDFVSSLLDRDLFRQISDLAGAYDKPILIIEGEGLFTSRMLNPNVIHGTIASLVLDFGVSVLYTRDPEDTASLISILAKREQIDEKREISVHGKKSSMLLSQQQEYIVSSISDIGPNAARNLLEHFDSVENIMKAGQDELTKVRNIGPKTASKMREILTSKYKG
- a CDS encoding PAS domain S-box protein, which translates into the protein MTRPKILVIEDELITALDIKNTLEDFGYTVPFTFASGEEAIEKMEEICPDLVLMDIMLDGDMDGVQVADQIQTRHDIPVVYLTAYADDNTLQRAKITGPFGYILKPFEEKELYTIIEIALYKHEMENKLKERDDKYSALVENGNDGIIIVQDFLIKYANPKMLDLISYSSDEANEIPFMDLISSEHTGLLKERHIKRLEKAIQPDNEIEILSKDGKKIPVEINVSTIQYKGKPAEMAIIRDITERKKATAALMESEKKYRELTENIAELVYCIDPGTFETAYTNQAVENIFGYTIEEWLSDPGLWKSSICQKDIEKVLLKYEEMQTKLENGVLEYRIRRKDGTIRWVEDHIAWLIDKEGNNVSINGVMHDVTERKEAEIALMNAKITAESANKAKSEFLANVSHELRTPLNSIIGFSDFLLDNDKDLINDKQIRYITNISKSGNHLLSLINDILDLSKIEAGKAELQHEKILFRDVLNDVISIVSPLVQQKNICLSTSIEADDLCINADRLKLKQVIFNLLSNAIKFTPDGGSIMVRVEKSTKCLVIKVKDTGIGISKNYHEKIFEPFTQVDSSSSRLYEGNGLGLALVKKIVEMHDGEVLFKSELGEGTTIGFSIPTDL
- a CDS encoding FIST signal transduction protein, with protein sequence MLKFASSSTAVVNSKKAIAECLENALVDEESIDCDLVVIYATIGHNLNEILSEAHKLAPSAQIVGCTCSGIIGKEGANEAMRCLAIMTIKGGKDEYSVVIKDNITGPNSYEVGAQLAQDLKSKNSNVNMIHFLASGIDIAADKALEGIESVFGTDVPIFGATSSDNMKAINSFQFVGDQIFEKAALAIGFADPTLEVITQASHGFAIIEMPFEVTRSESNRVFELNGEPAWKCLTENLGLPETAQLKDTIPIGALAEELPKSLQEEYGNTHILRVIAKKGTDGSIYMPVECPEGTKLHLTKRDEDLIFDGLDQMVGQIVEKCNGRKPVAVFHADCVARGRGMLNRIHKDEIVARMQYPLCNDEDVPWLGMYGLGEFARLGGRDQFHNYTTALYVIVKSND
- the glyS gene encoding glycine--tRNA ligase — encoded protein: MDRYEQVIELAKRRGFLWNSFELYGGTAGFYDYGPLGSTLKRRIEQIWRELYVIHEGFMEIETPTVGIEDVFVASGHVGGFSDPLCECKECGEAFRADHLVDKIVEIADALSNEELDRLIKENNIGCPECGGELGKAYEFNLMFKTSIGPGTGRQGYMRPETAQGMFINFQRLSRYYREKLPFGATQIGKSYRNEISPRQGVIRLREFTQAEAEIFTHPEEKTHPNIGRFEGVTLNLYSDEAQQKGVIEQMTVREAIDQKIIAHEFLAYHIALTNSFLQRVGIAADKLRFRQHQKDEMAHYAIDCWDAEILTDRFGWIEVVGIADRTDYDLMAHAKTSGTELVVHIEYDEPKLIEQFVVKPNMGKMGPLFKGKANAVADALKELSPEELDREEIRVNVDGEEFTVPSDIISYAQETVKVSGEKIVPHVIEPSYGIDRILYCTMEHAFEEEMVAEEDEDDEEERIVLRFRNEVAPIQVAVLPLLTRKELMDPAKQIAEKLRNRGLLVTYDDSRAIGRRYRRNDEIGTPYSITIDYDTIEDNSVTIRDRDTMEQVRAPIDGIEDVIYDLVYGKRDFETAGVKL